In a genomic window of Oryzias melastigma strain HK-1 unplaced genomic scaffold, ASM292280v2 sc00204, whole genome shotgun sequence:
- the LOC112138133 gene encoding neural cell adhesion molecule 1-like, whose product MRDTTEQRSSMTLTAAAVFLLCLTGIHSQTWGVEYSSTQICALEGSTVEIPCTYSYPSWKDYKKTVVQRTFWFTELNSRDPLDLREDPDYADRITYHFSGNNCLLRISDLKLMDSAEYKFRIETNQQGGSYSGSPGVTLTVTAFPDLQVLIQTKTWYSGSRWFEMLCSSRCVLPPSSFVWYKNGRIIRGQTQQKYSDYLNTGDSVSCAVRGHESFHSPVVCFYGDSCNKESYSKRNICAFRGSSVIIYCSFQRQYSSSSDHWISVRGQQTFYQNTRNERFQVQTDQYGSSLTIRDLTDGDSDEYRFVTWWWNKDFPGTTLTVVGPRVEVIRSSSGLGLVCSSRCFPPGHFSFMWFKNGEEIQGETSYSYRNPVSPEDTYSCSYEGQRSSEVYAPKSVIVSMNLTEILEDRSVTLTCSSDANPAASYTWFKDNQGLLPGGPYLILPSVHRSDSGRYHCVAENELGKTASEYVSINVEYPPKTSNVSVNPSAEILEDSSVTLTCSSDANPAASYTWFKDNRTLISEQEVHFSSIRSEDSGNYSCKSKNKHGQSSSVPLLLDVQCKCRL is encoded by the exons ATGAGGGATACAacagagcagaggagcagcatgACTTTGACGGCAGCAGCCGTCTTTCTTCTGTGTCTGACAG gGATTCACAGTCAAACATGGGGGGTGGAATACTCCTCTACACAGATCTGTGCTTTAGAAGGATCCACAGTGGAAATACCCTGTACCTACTCATACCCATCCTGGAAAGATTACAAGAAAACTGTTGTTCAGAGAACATTCTGGTTTACTGAACTGAACAGCAGAGACCCACTGGACCTCAGAGAAGATCCCGACTATGCAGACAGAATCACATATCACTTTTCTGGAAACAACTGTTTACTGAGGATCTCTGATCTGAAACTGATGGACTCAGCTGAATACAAGTTCAGGATTGAGACGAACCAACAAGGTGGGAGTTACAGTGGTTCACCTGGAGTCACTCTGACTGTAAcag cttttccagatctccaagtgCTGATTCAAACAAAGACTTGGTACTCAGGAAGTAGATGGTTTGAGATGTTGTGTTCCAGCCGTTGTGTTCTTCCTCCTTCTTCCTTCGTGTGGTACAAAAATGGGAGAATAATCAGGggtcaaacacaacaaaagtacTCAGATTACTTGAACACTGGTGATAGTGTTTCCTGTGCTGTTAGAGGACACGAGTCTTTCCATTCTCCTGTTGTGT gTTTTTATGGAGATTCATGCAACAAAGAGTCTTACAGTAAAAGAAACATCTGCGCCTTCAGAGGATCATCAGTGATCATTTATTGTTCTTTCCAAAGACAATACTCCAGTTCATCTGATCACTGGATCAGTGTTCGTGGTCAGCAGACGTTCTACCAGAACACTAGAAATGAACGGTTTCAAGTCCAAACTGATCAATATGGATCAAGTCTGACAATCAGAGACCTGACAGACGGTGATTCAGACGAGTATCGGTTTGTAACATGGTGGTGGAACAAAGATTTTCCTGGAACAACTCTCACTGTTGTTG GTCCTCGTGTGGAGGTGATCCGGTCTTCTTCTGGACTGGGACTAGTTTGTAGCTCCAGATGTTTTCCTCCGGGTCACTTTTCCTTCATGTGGTTCAAGAACGGAGAGGAAATTCAGGGAGAAACTTCTTATTCTTACAGAAATCCTGTTTCTCCTGAAGACACTTACTCCTGTTCTTATGAGGGTCAGCGCTCATCTGAAGTCT ATGCTCCAAAGTCTGTTATTGTATCCATGAATCTCACTGAGATCCTGGAGGACAGATCAGTAACTCTGACCTGCAGCAGTGATGCTAACCCAGCAGCTAGCTACACCTGGTTCAAAGACAACCAAGGTTTACTCCCTGGAGGTCCATATCTGATCCTCCCGTCCGTCCATCGCTCTGACTCTGGAAGATATCACTGTGTAGCTGAGAATGAACTTGGGAAAACAGCATCTGAATACGTCTCCATAAATGTGGAAT ATCCTCCAAAAACCTCCAATGTTTCAGTGAATCCCTCTGCTGAGATCCTGGAGGACAGTTCGGTgactctgacctgcagcagTGATGCTAACCCAGCAGCTAGCTACACCTGGTTCAAAGACAACAGAACTCTGATCTCAGAACAAGAagttcatttctcctccatcagGTCTGAAGACTCGGGGAATTACAGCTGCAAGTCTAAGAACAAACATGGACAAAGCAGCTCGGTTCCTCTGCTCCTGGATGTTCAGTGTAAGTGTAGACTTTAG